The following coding sequences are from one Streptomyces dengpaensis window:
- a CDS encoding aldo/keto reductase — MIAALALGTYRLRDVATAARYAAASGASWLDTAPNYLRGRAQTLLAPVLDEHPHLQVATKTGFVAPQTSNAAWAAGILPPGTRHSLRPRYVRWQVERNRHELGRDRIDTVFLHNPERVGEASLYQVLRDAFAALEQEAAAGHLVSYGVATWTGFHDRLFTVADLDRLATEAAGSPQHHLKAIQLPVSLVMDSALAAALDGHGPIANATARRWDVHASAPLHGGELSALATAELAALLHPSLSIAQACLLAVASCPGVPKVLLSASTPAHWDAARAALDEQPLPAETVRKALDVLAPHHPD; from the coding sequence GTGATTGCCGCGCTGGCGCTCGGCACGTACCGGCTGCGGGACGTGGCCACCGCGGCCCGGTACGCCGCCGCGTCAGGAGCCAGCTGGCTGGATACCGCGCCCAACTACCTGCGCGGCCGCGCCCAGACACTCCTCGCTCCCGTCCTCGACGAACACCCACACCTGCAGGTCGCGACGAAGACCGGATTCGTCGCCCCGCAGACCAGCAACGCCGCTTGGGCGGCGGGCATCCTGCCGCCCGGCACACGCCACAGCCTGCGCCCTCGGTACGTCCGGTGGCAGGTGGAACGCAATCGGCACGAACTCGGCCGAGATCGCATCGACACCGTCTTCCTCCACAACCCCGAACGCGTCGGTGAGGCCTCGCTCTACCAGGTCCTGAGGGATGCCTTCGCGGCCCTCGAGCAGGAAGCAGCCGCCGGGCACCTTGTCTCGTACGGCGTCGCGACCTGGACCGGCTTCCACGACCGGCTGTTCACCGTCGCCGACCTCGACCGCCTCGCCACCGAAGCGGCCGGGAGTCCGCAACATCATCTCAAGGCCATCCAGCTGCCGGTCAGCCTCGTGATGGACTCGGCGCTCGCCGCGGCGCTGGACGGGCACGGCCCGATCGCCAACGCTACCGCCCGGCGATGGGACGTACACGCCTCTGCGCCCCTGCACGGCGGAGAGCTGTCAGCCCTGGCCACCGCCGAACTCGCGGCCCTGCTCCACCCCTCGCTGAGCATCGCCCAGGCCTGCCTCCTGGCCGTCGCTTCCTGCCCCGGCGTCCCAAAAGTGCTGCTGTCCGCCTCCACTCCGGCACACTGGGACGCCGCTCGCGCAGCCCTCGACGAGCAGCCCCTGCCCGCCGAGACCGTGCGGAAGGCCCTCGATGTACTCGCCCCCCACCACCCCGACTGA